A stretch of Kaistella flava (ex Peng et al. 2021) DNA encodes these proteins:
- a CDS encoding M1 family metallopeptidase, whose protein sequence is MNKGFLIILTLFFGLLSAQKNAYYQQYAKYKMDIDVDAKNFTYNGNQTLTYTNNSPDELNVVYYHLYWNAFKAGSMMDQRIAGQGKNGDSRLQTNGISRLASIPKEEEGAQNIHWIKQNGKDLKFEIQETVMKVYLDTPIKPNSSTTFTMEWDAVIPMQIRRAGRNNLEGIDMTVTQWYPKISEYDYDGWATFDYIGREFHAPFADFEVNIKIDKDYVIGAGGTLENPLDVKGYDKKAVIKADNNNKATWKWTAKNMLDFAWAADRDYTVESFVVLDGPKVNFVYQKSEKTKYWSEAKPYVTKFFQIMNATYGRYVYPSYSFIQGGDGGMEYGMCTMILGEAKSLDGLVGLMVHEGGHSWNQQMMAYNESVRPWMDEGFTSYYDDSIMYQLFPPKTPEANPFVGSLDRYRSFVKKGIEEPAVWLGDHHDNGTAYSFATYVKGELFLVQLGYIMGEQNLAVVMKEFYNEWHLKHPTDRDFMHIAQKVSGMDLKWFLNYWINTTKTIDYGIKDVKYDENSTTITLENRGTIPMPIDFSILTTNKKVVNFQIPLNMTHTWKTKDIYGDFKTEAYWPWTQKEYTFTIPYNKSQISVLGIDFSQRLADINLEDNLVEVNKSEVNKKERF, encoded by the coding sequence ATGAACAAAGGGTTTCTCATTATTCTTACTTTATTTTTCGGATTATTATCAGCGCAGAAAAACGCCTATTATCAACAATACGCCAAATACAAAATGGATATTGATGTCGATGCGAAAAACTTCACTTACAACGGAAATCAAACTTTAACTTACACCAATAATTCCCCTGATGAATTAAATGTGGTTTATTATCATCTTTATTGGAACGCCTTTAAAGCTGGTTCGATGATGGATCAAAGAATTGCAGGTCAAGGAAAAAATGGTGATTCAAGATTACAGACTAATGGTATTTCACGTTTAGCTTCAATTCCAAAAGAGGAAGAAGGCGCGCAAAATATTCACTGGATTAAACAAAACGGAAAAGACCTAAAATTTGAAATCCAGGAAACGGTGATGAAAGTTTATTTGGACACTCCGATAAAACCTAATTCTTCAACGACTTTCACGATGGAATGGGATGCCGTAATTCCGATGCAGATTCGTCGTGCAGGAAGAAATAACCTAGAAGGAATCGATATGACGGTTACCCAATGGTATCCAAAAATTTCAGAATATGATTACGATGGCTGGGCAACTTTTGATTATATCGGAAGAGAATTTCACGCCCCGTTTGCTGATTTTGAAGTCAACATTAAAATCGATAAAGATTATGTAATCGGCGCTGGAGGAACTTTAGAAAATCCTTTAGACGTAAAAGGTTATGATAAAAAAGCCGTTATCAAAGCTGATAACAATAACAAAGCAACCTGGAAATGGACTGCTAAAAACATGCTCGATTTCGCTTGGGCTGCTGACCGCGACTATACAGTAGAATCATTCGTGGTTTTAGACGGACCGAAAGTAAATTTCGTTTATCAAAAATCTGAAAAAACCAAATATTGGTCGGAAGCAAAACCATATGTGACTAAATTTTTCCAAATCATGAATGCAACTTACGGAAGGTATGTTTATCCTTCGTACTCGTTTATTCAAGGTGGTGACGGCGGAATGGAATACGGAATGTGTACCATGATTTTAGGAGAAGCAAAAAGTTTAGACGGTTTAGTTGGTTTAATGGTTCACGAAGGTGGACATTCCTGGAACCAACAAATGATGGCGTACAACGAAAGCGTTCGACCTTGGATGGATGAAGGCTTTACGAGTTATTATGATGATTCTATAATGTACCAATTGTTCCCGCCAAAAACTCCAGAAGCTAATCCATTCGTAGGAAGCTTAGACCGATACAGAAGTTTTGTAAAAAAAGGAATTGAAGAGCCAGCAGTTTGGTTAGGAGATCACCACGATAATGGAACTGCTTATTCTTTTGCAACTTATGTAAAAGGTGAACTGTTTTTAGTTCAGTTAGGATACATCATGGGTGAGCAAAATTTGGCTGTGGTCATGAAAGAGTTTTATAATGAATGGCATTTGAAACATCCAACAGACAGAGACTTCATGCATATTGCACAGAAAGTTTCCGGAATGGATTTAAAATGGTTCCTGAATTATTGGATCAATACTACCAAAACCATTGACTACGGAATTAAAGACGTGAAATACGACGAAAACTCTACGACTATTACGTTAGAAAACAGAGGAACAATCCCGATGCCTATTGATTTCTCGATTTTAACAACTAACAAAAAAGTAGTTAATTTCCAGATTCCTTTAAATATGACTCACACCTGGAAAACGAAAGATATCTATGGTGATTTCAAAACTGAAGCATATTGGCCTTGGACTCAGAAAGAATATACGTTCACCATTCCTTATAATAAATCACAGATTTCTGTATTGGGAATTGATTTTTCTCAAAGATTAGCAGATATTAATCTGGAAGATAATTTGGTTGAAGTGAATAAATCAGAAGTAAATAAAAAGGAGAGATTCTAA
- a CDS encoding type III pantothenate kinase: MHSIVINIGNTNIRFGLFNNDNCEISWILNTKPYRTSDELQMQFMMMYQTHKIDAANIEKIIIGSVVPQLTYDVSRAIQKIHNQKPIVVDRTTPSGVQPKSKQMGTDIYANLVAAHHLYPADKKKIIFDFGTALTASCINESGETLGVIIAPGIITALNSLIHDTAQLPEIELVKPKHVLGLDTVSCMQSGMVYGYLGMVEGFVDRINDEVEDDCFVIATGGVSHVYKPLTDKIQIADRLHTLKGLYYLGKDL, translated from the coding sequence ATGCATTCCATCGTAATTAATATCGGAAATACCAATATCAGATTTGGCTTGTTCAATAATGACAATTGTGAAATTTCCTGGATTCTAAACACGAAACCTTACAGAACCAGCGACGAATTGCAAATGCAGTTTATGATGATGTATCAAACTCATAAGATCGATGCAGCCAATATTGAAAAAATAATTATTGGCTCCGTCGTTCCTCAGTTGACTTATGATGTTTCGCGAGCGATTCAAAAAATCCATAATCAAAAACCCATCGTCGTCGATCGCACTACTCCATCAGGAGTGCAGCCAAAATCGAAACAAATGGGAACTGATATTTACGCCAACTTGGTTGCGGCGCATCATCTTTATCCAGCTGATAAAAAGAAAATCATATTTGATTTCGGTACAGCCTTAACCGCAAGTTGCATTAATGAAAGTGGTGAAACACTCGGCGTAATTATCGCTCCGGGAATTATTACCGCACTGAATTCTTTAATTCATGACACTGCACAATTACCAGAAATCGAATTGGTAAAACCTAAACATGTATTAGGTTTAGATACTGTTTCCTGTATGCAAAGCGGAATGGTTTATGGATATTTAGGAATGGTAGAAGGATTCGTAGACCGTATTAATGATGAAGTTGAAGATGATTGTTTCGTCATCGCAACCGGCGGAGTTTCGCATGTTTACAAACCTTTGACGGATAAAATTCAGATCGCCGATCGGTTACATACTTTGAAAGGACTGTATTATTTGGGTAAAGATTTATAA